In Hyphomicrobium denitrificans 1NES1, the genomic stretch AATCAGGCTGGAATATTGCGACGCCGAGATATGCCAGTCCGAGCGCCCCGAGCATCGACCAGAGAGCGGCGTAGGGCGTAAAAATCGCGTTCCTACGAACCGGCTTATCGATGGCGGGCTTGGTCATGAGATGTGGTGTCCTAAGTTCCGTTTGGGTTCCCGGTAGTTCTGCGGCAGGGTTTGTTAGCCGAATCAATTTCGCCGCATTGGGAACGTTGGGTCGCTCGGCGCGCGTTCGCAATGGCCGGGCAGGATGTGTTGCGTCGAAGTTGTGGACGGTGGCATCGATGCACGCGACTCGGCCATCCCCAGGAAACTTCTGAGCAAAATTGATCTGATGGTGACAGAAACGCTGTCGATGTGGTGGCATGAGCGCCAATTCTTGTGCCTCCCTTGCCGCGAGGGGATTGCGGGCGCTATGGCTTGGCGCCGCTGACGCAGATCGTTGATCCGCACGGCATCTCTGAAGCCCACGGCCACACGCGGCCCAGCCGAAGGTCTCCCATGAGCGCATCGTCCCCGTTGTTCGTCGTTCTCGCCGCCGGCAAGGGCACGCGCATGAGATCGGGCGTACCGAAGGTGCTGCACAAGATTGCCGGTCAATCGATGCTGGCCCACGTGCTCGGGACGGTATCCGAGGTGCCAGGCGGCGTGGCAGTCGTCATCGCTTCCGACATGGATGCCGTCGCGACGGAGGCTCAGCGGATCATGCCGTCGGCGCAAGTTTTCATACAGCCATCGCAGCGGGGAACCGCGGATGCGGTCCTTGCCGCCCGGCCGGCGCTCGATCACCAGAACGGCGACGTCATCGTTCTCTACGCCGATACCCCGCTCATTCGCTCAGAAACACTTTCTCGGTTGCGCGCGGCTCTCGACGGGGGTGCCAACATCGCGGTGCTGGGATTCCGGCCCATGGATGCGTCAGGTTACGGGCGGTTGCTGACCGACCATAACGGCGCACTGGTCGCGATCCGCGAGGAGAAAGACGCCTCCGACGCTGAGCGGCTCATTGACCTTTGCAACTCGGGGGTGATGGCGTTCCGCGTGCCGAACATTTCGGACCTGCTGGGCCGCATCGGAAATGCCAATGCCAAAGGTGAATTCTATTTGACCGATGCCGTTGAAATCGGCGTCCGTAGCGGTCTGACAGCTACAGTCGTCGAATGCAGCGAAGACGAGGTTCTTGGCGTTAACGCCCGCGATCAACTTGCCGCCGTCGAGGCGATCTGGCAGGCCCGCGCCCGCTCTCAGTTCATGAGGGACGGCGTGACGATGATCGCGCCCGAAACGGTCTGGCTCAGCTTCGACACGCGGATCGCTTCCGACGTTCTCATCGAACCGCATGTCGTTTTCGGCTTGGGTGTGACGGTCGAGGAAGGCGCCAGAATTCTCGGCTTCTGCCACTTCGAAGGAGCGGTGATCGGCAAGGGCGCCCGGATCGGACCCTTCGCGCGCTTTCGCCCGGGCGCGCGGATTGGTGCCGACGCCCACATCGGCAATTTCGTCGAAGTGAAAAACACGACTCTCGGCCCCGGCGCCAAGGCCAATCACCTTGCCTA encodes the following:
- the glmU gene encoding bifunctional UDP-N-acetylglucosamine diphosphorylase/glucosamine-1-phosphate N-acetyltransferase GlmU → MSASSPLFVVLAAGKGTRMRSGVPKVLHKIAGQSMLAHVLGTVSEVPGGVAVVIASDMDAVATEAQRIMPSAQVFIQPSQRGTADAVLAARPALDHQNGDVIVLYADTPLIRSETLSRLRAALDGGANIAVLGFRPMDASGYGRLLTDHNGALVAIREEKDASDAERLIDLCNSGVMAFRVPNISDLLGRIGNANAKGEFYLTDAVEIGVRSGLTATVVECSEDEVLGVNARDQLAAVEAIWQARARSQFMRDGVTMIAPETVWLSFDTRIASDVLIEPHVVFGLGVTVEEGARILGFCHFEGAVIGKGARIGPFARFRPGARIGADAHIGNFVEVKNTTLGPGAKANHLAYLGDGVIGAKANVGAGTIFCNYDGYAKHKTEIGDGAFIGSNASLVAPVSIGAGAYIGSGSVITRDVSAGALALERSTQEERPGWAERFRTLMARRKATR